The DNA window agtggtagagcatctgcttggcatgcagaaggtcccaggttcaatccccagcatctccagttaaagggactaggcaagcaggtgatgtgaaagacctctgcctgagaccctggagagccgctgccggtttgagtagacaatactgactttgatggaccgagcaAATAAATAGAATCAAACTCTTGAAAGAAACAGAATAAGGATAGGAAAACAGAAAATGAGTCGGGACAAAAATATACTGGTTGGCGAGTATTAAATTAACCAGCCAAGTGTCACAATAAAAACTCTTTCTATAGTCTCTCCCAGAGTATGTTTGTCTGTctgtgctccctccctccttccctccaagCTTGGCCTGCAGTGGTTTCTGAAGCTGGATGTATTAGGAAAATGATTAACAGTCACTTCCCACTGAGAGGAACAAACTCCTTGAGGCAGCGTCCCTGAGTTTGCCCACCATTTCGTAGAGTAAGAGGGCCACCCCACAGCTCTGGTTCAAGTCAGAAAAGTGGCaccgggtggggggggaagcaggggcctcttcttcctctgcacCATTACTAATCAGAATCGGGCCCCATGGTGCTGTGAAAAGGAGTTTCCCAGTAGGAACTCGCTCTAAAAACTGGTGGGGTGAACACTGTCTCATCTAGTTTTGGCTCTGCAGTTTAGCTTGTAAGGACCTGAAAGGAGCAGAAACCTAAGGAACAGCAGTTCACGTCCAAATGCTAAcaagggccaaccttgcttagcttccaggatctgacgagatcaggctagcctgggccatccgggtcacgGCAGTTTTTTATTTGCAACTGCTTAAATCTTGCAAGGAAATGCTAATGGTtttaccccctccccttctccttgaTCTGCAAACCCTAGCAAGTGATGATggtgaaaagcttcacctgtttgGTTTCTGAAGATTAGGTAGTTCTGAAAAGCACTGAAACAGATCAGGTTGGGTGTCTTTTATTTTCTGGGTGGAAATATGCCCCAGAGTTTTCATGCATTCTGAGAAGCATTGTGACAAAGCCACATTCGAGATGTAGCCCCAAAAAGCAGAATGCGAGCCCTGGAGtacctttaaaaggtaaagattcCCTGtgcacatcctgacgtttcctaggcagactttgtttttgggctggtttgccagagccttccccggacatcttccctttacccccagcaagctgggtactcattttaccgacctcggaaggatggaaggctgagtcaaccttgaatcggctacctgaaaccaacttccattgggatcgaactcaggtcgtgagcagagcttggactgcagtactgcagcttaccactctgcacagcGGAGCTCTCCTGGAGTACCTTACTTGAAGGCCAATTGTTGTGAACGAATTGAACGCTCTGGATAGCCGCATATTCCCAGCTGGGCAAATAGTGGCTCTGTGGAGCAatttcaggttgagaaaatggcTCAGTGGTCTCAGCGTGAATGGGGCCCAAGTTTCTGCTacttaaaagggggaaatgccggGAGCTCCATTCATGGAGCTACCCGAGTTTGGCACAAAGGGAGGATTTCCTGAGTACCCCAGTGAACACTTCTGATTCCCATGCCACCACCCGGGAATACGAGGAACTCCAGACCACGCAGGAGGATCTCCTGCTCGCCCACTTCCAGTATCCCACCATTTTCCTGAAGGCTGATGCAGGCATGGAGGAAGCTTCAGTACGGAGCTGGGGGCTTCTCGGGTTACTGCAGCAATGAAGGAAGGAGTTGCATTGTTGCATATATTCTGCTGAGGCGACTCAGTCTAAGGGCTGCTCAACAGGTTTTATGGAAGATTAGTGACCGGCTGGCCCTGCATTTTAATTGTTCATAAAATAGGGGGATTCCAGTTCGGTCTaatcaatcaattttattaatgttttagtcacagaccttaacagtgttcagattaaaaccatgcaaaatgtataacccacaacacccagagttacctgaataaaattttaaaatgttacagacagcCACATATAGACATATTGATTGCTGAATtgaatgttatagttctcctaaatcattctttctgtgtcaacttcggggtctaattttcaacaaatgtcttccttagcttagaagctgATATGATACAAAAGGCCACGCTAAGCGTGATCTTtgaattaacgtctgccattaaaaatctaactcggccctccgctgtgtctaaaacatctgggatatgctgggttaatttaaaacgaatggagtcgtaaaatgggcaactaaacaaaatatgtgggagatcctctGTTGAACCTGAGGAGCAGGGACATCGCCTTAGgttatgaggaatttttttatatctgccatGGGTGAATGCTGAAGGCATCGTTCGGAATCGTGCcgtagtaaatgctctccttatcCCTGGGTCCGAAAGCTCCATTAAATAATTGGAAAAGAACTTATTCGATTTGAATAATGGATACCATGGGGAGAACTTGGGCTTTTGTACTAGGCACGTATCCTTATCCGTTTCGGTTCAGTCTAAATGGCAGCACTGGGCTCCATCTTTGTGATATTCTCCCAGTCAAAATGCCCCCTCAGGCTGTTGCTTCGcctgtctttttccccccttcacatGGCAAACACCAGCTGGAGGAAGAGCAACGTTGATCAGAAACACATTTATTTAATGCATGTTTAGCCCAGTCTTGCCCTAAGGAACCCAGGGCTGTGTTTAtggtcctcccctcctccattttatcctccccttgtgaggtagattaggctgagagagggcgaaaacgcacggttgctttagccgcctttattccctgtttcagccaggattcagccaggatcgagcgcacgttcggcgaaagcgcatgcgttcgatcctggctgaaacagggaataaaggaggctaaagcgactgtgcgttttcgcccaatgacagacccaaggtcacctagtatgCTTCGTGGCAAGTGAGGATTCTCACCAGTCCTAGTTCATCATTTTAACCCCCACACCACAATGCTGCAGGAGCATTCATACATCCAGAACTGCTGCTCTGGTCAGACTGGTAGCTTCCCCCTATACACTctaaatttaattaaataaaactcTGGGAGCTCCAATAGCAATTTTTTTGCATTACGCGCACcggtaagtaaatatttattacggtcctagGCCAGAATGCTATTATATACTATTATATTATCAGTTTaatatacatagaattaaaagtgttacatcggttgtaaatataaatatcatgTGTTCAATAACTATAACATTCAATCAAACTCCATACAATTGATAATCATTCGTCGTCACTAAAATGTAGAATAAATTAATACTGAAACAAATGAAGGTGAATAAAAGGAGATATGTAATCATATCTGCCTATGATCCTTCTTGAACCTGTGTCGAGGAAGATTTTCTGATCTTAAAGACCggccagccaaattttgccactttaaaagtcatctcctgattcttatctgataacaTACTGTAAAGGTAAAACATTCTATTTTTCCCTGGAGAGCCCTTCATTATAGGAACAATCAAAGTATCCTGAATATATttgtagattttacagtcaaaaaCAACATGTTCTAAAGATTCAGCATGCCCCTCTTTACAGAAACATTCACGTTCTTTGTGAGGAATCCCTTTGTACGTACCCTCCAGAATAGTTGAGGGAATGCATTGTAATGCAACAAAGAAAATGCTCTCCTATAATCTGGATTGTCTAGATGATAATGTAAGACGccagaaatattttattaaaggTACCACTAGCAAATAAACTGGTTTTAACCCTATTCAAGTCATGTTGTGTATTCAGGTCATGTTTGTTTTAGCCTGGAGGTAATCCACTGAGACAAGGAATTCTTGTGAAAGGCTATAAAAGCCCATTTTATTTCTGAGCAGTCTCAGCCGAGGAGGGATGAAATTATCGTGCCAAATTAACTGTGCAATACCTTTCCAGGAAAAGACCAGTTTCAGCCAGTAAAAGAATCCTGCAGTCCATGGCCTAGCCTCTACCATGACCATGCCCACCTCTAGGCAGATAGCCGCATTAGAAACAGTTGGTGGCACTTGCAATAAAGTTATCAGAAATTTTGATTGAGTTCTTTCTCAGAGGATCTTATTGGCCAAGATGCTGAAAGGCGCCCCATATACTAGCTGAGCTAAAGATTTTGCCTTAAATAATTTAACAGCCCCTAACACATGACGTCCTCCTTTAGACCAATGAAACTTCTGTATAGCACCAGCACTCCTTTGTGCATTCGCTGTGACATATTCTACATGGGAGTTTCTTCTGGAAGCCTGAAAAATCGTTCCAAATATTTATACCAGTGGACTTGTTCAATACGAATGTATACATAgcttctctcctcccttccctgttttATACTTGAAGTTCATTTGAACTTAGAGCACAAAAGCTTAATCGCTGGCCCTCTTCGAACTCAAGGCATCTGAAGGTGTGGCAGAGGCAGCTTAATCCTCTTAGAGAAGCAACACCTttctattatatttatttaaaggaCCATTTATTTGTGTCCACTTCATGATTAATTCTCccactccctttctttctcttctggtATTTTGTTGAGTCCACCTTATGTAAGCCGGCTATTTAGACCTACCCGTGAAGTTCACACttgcattaaaagaaacaggGCCCTAGTGATTCACGGGGATTTTCAAGGGCATTGGTGTGTGCAGTTTCATTCCTTATAATACACTGGGAACATAGCATGCAGTTTGAGGGACAGGGAGGCCATAGAGGGGACAGTGATGGAGGGGAGTCAATAATTGCAAAATTTCTACCCAACTCAAATCTCACTTGCAGGGTACTCTAAGCACTAGAGACTTGAGCCCACCAATTCTCCCACTCCTTTTCAATTGTTTTGTTCCCTTGAATCGACTCTCAACTGCCCTCAGCATTTTGTTTCTCCTAAAGCATGTTCAGTTCTCATAAGGATGAGGGGGCAGGGCTTTTAGACATGTATATATTTTTCTGCATCCCTGAAAAATCTAAGTATGCAGAAATCtcgattattattattattgtgggcAGCCCCATTCAACTATTCTACTGGTAACCACTCAAACATTTTTGCTGTTGAAAGGAGTAGTAGCAGTGAATTCTACTGTGGTTACAGCTATACACTAGATCTTGGCTTTGCCAAGACTTCACCTGAGGGCCAAGTTAGATCTTATGCAGCAGATATATGTGAGAATCACTCCaaaattcctttttcttttaaagaaaactgAATGTGAGAGGTAGCAAATTTGCCTGGAGGAGCATTGTAGGGAGACACAATGCTCCATCCTTTTTCACAGAACACTTTTCTGGTCAAAATTGTTCTCCCGATATGCTTTTCCACCATTGAGTGGAAAGAAGATTGCTCCTCTACCAAGCAGTAGCTGTTACATCTATTAGGAGTTACTCAGTCAATCCATTGTGCAAGTACGGGATCATCTCCTGGTAAGACTGACAATGATATTCCAGGGAAGATTATGGTAAAATgacaaccctgccctcttcacatACTGCCATCTTGGGCAAAGATATTTTAGTCTGAGTGCCTCCAGAATTTCCATTCCAGAGGCTGCCTTCCTTTTCTCGAGTCATTTCCAGACTTGTCCCAATCCCACGAGTCAGAGACAGACCATCACAGGGTTGAGTAAGAGTTTTCCTCAAATAGAGGTGTAGATCTGGATTTATATCTTTTTGCTACATGTTCATATCACAGTGTTAAAAAGCCTGAAATGGGCCTTGGTAATGAAAAGCTGCAGAAACATCATACGAGGTTGCAAAGCACAATTTGCTTAGTGCTGTTGGACCTCGTCCAAAGTACATACACCAATATTTGTCAACTAGAGTTTCATCATACAAAGGTTTCTTTTGAACCCCAAATTAGAGTTGAGGAGTGATTAGCCAATTTTGGAGAAAGTATTATTTAGCTAAGCTGTTTCCTGAACTCTGCAAGAGAATTGGCCTAAAGGTTCCCTCACTCCTTAGCTTCTAAAACGGATAAAGTATGCTCTATACATTATTAGTTAATAGTACATATTCTGTTCTGAGGTGCTTGGCGTCAGCTGCTTTTGGACCCAACTGAATCTGGACTAGCCAGCTTGGTAGAGTGGTCAagagtgattccccactcctccatatgaatggcggactctaatctggtgaaccgggtatgtttccccactccttcacatgaagcctgttgggtgaccttgggctgtctctgccccacctgcctctcaaggtgtctgttgtgggaaggggaagggaaggtgattgtaagccactttgagactctaaGGTCTTTTATACATTGTTAGTATGACCCTGGttcgtccctctcttgtctcacacttttatatcccaagattggaaaaccttatgcatggagTTAAGGAAGTCCTGGACAATCTCTTGAACACAGCATAATCACAAGAAGAAATACTATTTAATATTGCAGAGAGAGCCAGAGGAGCCTAGAACATAAGAATGTCTCTTCTTTCTCAAATAAGAATGTATCCTCTTTCTCAACAGGCCCATCTATAAGTGCCGTGATTGTAATGGCACTGAAGGAGCAGTAAGTGGAGTCACTCTCTTGTAAGGTTCTTCTcactctctttcttccccctcagAACGAAATCCATAAATGGAGAATAAATTTGTTATGGCTGAATCGGCAATGCAGATTCGGACCTGATCAGTCCTTTTCACAAGGCTCCAAGGTGCTTTCCTCACAAATTTATTTTTAAGCACATTTTTAATCTGCCCTTTCTTCAGGGAGTTCAAGCAGCACACAGAGGTCTCCATTCTACCATTTTACCCTGACAACAACTCTGAGATACGttaagcagagagagaaagagaggctagcccaaggtcatccagcaggcttccatagTGGAGCAGAGaattgaacttggatctcccagatactagtccaacattttaatcACCACAGCAATCTTAAGTCACAACATTACTAAAACATTTAAGAAACTGATGTTTTACACTTTAGTTCCAAACTGTTGACCTTGTACAGACCATTAATGAAAGGGGAGGAGGAACAAACATCAATGCAATCAAAatgttcctttccttccctccccaccccgttGTTCTTCAGTTACCCATCATACTTCAAGCGGGATGCGGTGGACTGGTGCTTGCATGCAATGCCATCATGTGGACTTTCTTTGCCAAAGCCTTAAAATACTCCTCCTCTTCAGCGGCAGCAACTGTGACATCAACCACTTCCAACTTCATCTCTTCTGTAAGTACAAGTGACatcctagggcagtggtggcgaacctatggcatatgtgccagagggggcactcagagccctctctgtgggcgtGCGCGCCAtctccccagcacagagttcgcctgagttcttTATTAGAAAGCCAGAGAAACacggggccaggctgctcccctctCCACACGCGCCTGAGGGcctttctcacatcacccgcccctctgcccagcagcccaatgggagcgcttactccctcccctgtcacatgcggcagggtggctcacatgctgggcggctcacatgcagcgtgagggtgcagcgcggacggcagcctgttgagtctgtagcgaaggtgattcccgtggtgtgGTTGGAGAggagcctgttgagtctgtggcgaaggtgattcccgtggtggggttggagaggagctaggttggaggggagcatagctcatagcatggcatagctggaggggagcagagcgctcaggCCACAGCGCAGGCTTTGCggtgcctcccacctttcagtgaaattccctactaaaagaggaacacccacttacccagcatgtaattaagctgacaccagaaacagactaacagatgacctgagtgctgcatgtgttgctctcaaacttacaaagtataagccaaggttagacaaattatcagcatgcatacaacagcaaaaatcacactaattgttcaaaagcatgccaaatgcaaacttttacctttcaataaaaagttgtttgtatcattgaaagctctgttattgtgtttttcttttaagacaaaagatgttaatgtatgagttgtttttttaaaactaaaacctcagtattcaggtaaaattgctgtgttggtactttgcgataaataagtgggttttgggttgcagtttgggcactcggtctctaaaaggttcgccatcactgtcctagggcCTGCCCACAAGATCAGCCAGAGCATGCACCAACCGCATACAcgtggatccaggctaaattgtCCAGTGGCAAAATGgaactttccttcctcccccacctAGTGCAGCCCACCAGTCTCCACAAAATTCTGCTACTGGGGAATAGGGAACCCTGAGGAGTGACATGGGAGTGAGGTCTGTAGTGGTAAAAGGGAACCGGTGGAAATTGCTAATttagtcaggaaagaaaacaaaattttaaatcCCTCTTTTGATGAAGTTTATTTAATAGTACACCTAGTTCAGCACTTGGTGGTTTAGAAGGAAGTAACTGTTGGTGTGAACAGGGGGCCTGATTAGTTGGTTTTAACAGTAGTTGTACTGcattgttttaaataatttgttcGTTCTTCAAAAGAATAATAAGTGTTTCAGATTTCTAGATTCTGGATTCAAATTTTTAGCCAGAAGCATCAAATATTGAAGACCAACTTGCAAGGGATGTGAAAACACCCAGGTTCCAGAATCCAGAGACCTTTCCCCAGCTTTATTTCCTTCAAAGTAAGCCAGTCTTTTAGCTGTCAGAAAGCATCCAGGTATGAGAAAAACATACCACCTGGGATTACTTCATTTGTTCTGGTTTACAACAAATGTCATGCGTGGTTGGAAGTTCCAGATTAATGGGGTTTAAGTAAGCATAGTGCTAATCAAAATTTATTATAGTTCATGAATGCTGGAAATAGGAGTCTGTTTTTTAGCCTACAGTGCCACTAccaatttttcttttgctttcaggCTGTTCTTGGCAATTTGCTGTTTGGGGAGACTCATGCCCTCTTATGGTGGATAGGGATATCCATTACACTCTTTGGCCTTCTGCTGCTCCACACTGCCCCACCTCCATCAGAAGAACAAAAGCatccaaaggaaaagaaaacataGAACCATAAAAGACATCCCCTGGGCCAGATTGTCCAGCACAAAAGactcaaccagttgccctggaggaccgaGGAACAGAGCacagaggtcaaggccttcccttgatgttgcctcctaaggaggtgtACTGCCTCTGGATGCGAATGATCGCTGTGATCTTCTTGGCTTGTAGCCATTGATGTAcctctgtctaattccctttcaAATCCATCTGAGCTAACAACCATCACTACATGCACTGGCAAGGAATTCCAGTTTACTTACATGTTGAGTGATGAAGTACTTCCTCAAAGGACTTTCTGTTCATGTCACGAACAGGAAATCACACCAGAACAAAATCAAGACTTCTGGCTTTCTCTAGCAATGGATTCTTTAGTTTTGTTTGCATTGATGGATTTACCGCCGATACTATTTTGTTGAGTGCTGCAAAGGCTATGATTAAAGTAATGGTTGTGGTGAACTCCAGTGCATCGAACCATGAAGGAAGAGGGCTGTTGAGACGGGTTGTTGTCAGCTCTATGGTCTCTCAGGTATGCTGCAGGGGTTTTAGTAGACAATAAGATTTAACACTGAACTAGAAGGTGGATATTACTTGAAGCTTTGCAAGATTCACTGGACCAAATGTTCTTTCTCAGTTTAATACACTGCTACATCCTGCAGAATTTCTCGGCTGGGCTGCTGATTtcaagtttttaagaagagttggtttttgtaccccgcttttctctacctttttaaggagtcaaagcagcttacaatcttcccCACAACCTTTCCTtctccacaacagtcaccttgtgaggtaggttgggctgagagagttctgagagaactgtgactgccccaaggtcacccagctagctttttatgtagaggagcggggaaacaaacccagttcaccagattagagtccatcgctcatgtggaagaagaagaaggagtggggaatcaaacccggttctccagattagagtctgctcttaaccacactggctctcttaagagACATCCAACTAATTCTGCACATATGTGCTCTTCATGATTAACAGGACCTTTCTGTATTTTGTACTCAGAGATGTGTACTTGGTGcatgaactggttttgttttttctgttCCCAGTCCATTGCATTACAAATTAAAAGAAAGGAGCCCTACTTGAAATAATATGGATTGATGCTTCTGGAAACATTGCTTGGTGTAGTCATGTGGTGCCTGTTCACCTGCCTTTGCATCTAACTGAGTCCCCTACCTGTTCAGATCTGTGCACTAAGGCCTTGTGGTCTGTCAGAGTAAAGTGTTTGACTCAGACGCTAGCGGCCCTGGGTTCAAAGCCCTTTTCCATCATTGTGGGGGGAGGGCTTGAAAAGGTCACTCTCTTAGGCTTAGTTTGCTATCTGTGAAATGGGAGGAGAAAAGCCCGCTTCTCAAGATGCAATAAGAAAGTGATGAATTGTTACCTTCAACGAGTATAAAGCAGTGAGGATCGCAAAGCAGGATTTTGGGAAGAGGACCAAGGCACCATACTCCCTGTACTACCATGCCCAAtgagtagttaaattgtggaactccctaccccaggatgtggtgatggctgctagcttggaaggttttaataggggagtggacatgttcatggaggatagggttatccatgactactagtcaaaatggatactagtcatgatgcatacctattatctccagtatctaAGGAGCACGcccattatattaagtgctgtgaaacacaggcaggatgctcctgcagtcgtcttctttgtgggcttcctagaggcacctggttagccactgtgagaacagaccactggacttgatgggccttggtctgatccagcatggcttctcttatgttcttatgagaggggTCATGCCTCAGTGATAGAGCGTCTGCattgcatgccgaaggtccccagttcaattcttggcatctctggttaaaaggatcaagtggtaggtgatgtaaaagacctctacctgagaccctgaagagctgctgccagtcagagtagacagtactgaccttgatagtccagggctctgactcagtataaggcagcttcttgtattCTTGGTAGCTTATCGGAGAGGAAGATTTCTTTGCTGTGCCATCAGTATTGACAGCCAGAGACATAACTCCAGCTCAGAAGCAGTCATGTGACACGTAGGGCAAACCAACTCTCACTAGATCCTTTATGGCAGCCCTGAGCCCTTGTAGCTTAGCATTCAAAATGCTGGACTAAGATCTGGTTTGAACCCCCATTCTACCATGTAagcatctgggtgaccttgtaccAGTCACTCACGCTCAGCTTAACTTagcttacctcatagggttgttgtgatcaGGATAAAAtgtgggaggggagaacaatgttgaaagttgttttgggtccccatgttCACACACCTTTTTTTCAAGACCTGCAACAAAGGATCAGCTAGATgcaaaaaattataataaatgcAGTGCACCTTACCAGGCtgacattttaaatacatttggcCAGTCTCAGCAAGTTGGAAGATCGTTTTTCACCCTGGGGTCTGTGGTACCAATCCCACAGCAGGAAACGTTGACCAGGAAGAGCTTTTTGGTTTGTTTCTGCTGATACGACTCCTCTATCTCTGACAAAAGCTTAAAGGTGACCTGCAAAGCAAGGTGG is part of the Euleptes europaea isolate rEulEur1 chromosome 11, rEulEur1.hap1, whole genome shotgun sequence genome and encodes:
- the TMEM42 gene encoding transmembrane protein 42, with the protein product MAGGWGSAYAAAAGLLGALAACSAKLALGADYLRGICVAAVGSAAGPCDWLPIILQAGCGGLVLACNAIMWTFFAKALKYSSSSAAATVTSTTSNFISSAVLGNLLFGETHALLWWIGISITLFGLLLLHTAPPPSEEQKHPKEKKT